In a genomic window of Candidatus Reconcilbacillus cellulovorans:
- a CDS encoding DNA-binding protein → MNKSDLVAKVAELAELSKKDAAKAVEAVFDAITEALQNGEKVQLVGFGNFEVRERQARKGRNPQTGEEIEIAASKVPVFRPGKTLRDVIK, encoded by the coding sequence ATGAACAAATCCGATCTTGTCGCAAAAGTGGCGGAGCTGGCCGAATTGTCGAAAAAAGACGCGGCGAAGGCGGTCGAGGCCGTTTTTGACGCGATCACAGAAGCGCTGCAGAACGGGGAAAAGGTTCAGCTTGTCGGTTTCGGCAATTTCGAGGTGCGCGAGCGCCAGGCCCGCAAAGGCCGCAATCCCCAAACCGGCGAAGAAATCGAGATCGCCGCGAGCAAAGTGCCGGTTTTCCGGCCGGGCAAAACGCTGCGGGACGTCATCAAGTGA
- a CDS encoding stage IV sporulation protein A, with amino-acid sequence MEKVDIFKDIAERTGGDIYLGVVGAVRTGKSTFIKRFMESVVVPNIRNEADRARAIDELPQSAAGRTIMTTEPKFVPNNAVQIQVAEGLSVNVRLVDCVGYAVEGAKGYEDENGPRMVHTPWFDEPIPFQEAAEIGTRKVIQEHSTLGVIVTTDGTVTDIPRESYVDAEERVVAELKEVGKPFVMIVNSARPEHPDTQALRAELEAKYDIPVMAMSVATAGEREILAVMREVLYEFPVHEVNVNLPSWVMVLDERHWLRSQFENAVRETVRDIRRLRDVDRVVRAFGEYDFVERAALAGMNMGQGVAEIDLHAPDELYDKVLMEIVGVEIRGRDHLLQLMQELTRAKREYERVEEALEMVKTTGYGIAPPSLSDMRLDEPELIRQGSRFGVRLKATAPSIHMIRVDVEAEFAPIIGTEKQSEELVRYLMQDFEENPLKIWESDIFGRSLHSIVREGIQGKLAMMPDSARYKLQETLGRIINEGSGGLIAIIL; translated from the coding sequence TTGGAAAAAGTCGACATTTTCAAAGACATCGCGGAGCGGACCGGGGGTGATATTTACCTGGGCGTCGTCGGCGCGGTCCGCACCGGGAAATCGACGTTCATCAAACGGTTCATGGAATCGGTCGTCGTGCCGAACATCCGCAACGAGGCGGATCGCGCGCGCGCGATCGACGAGCTGCCGCAAAGCGCGGCCGGCCGCACCATCATGACGACGGAGCCGAAGTTCGTGCCGAACAACGCCGTCCAGATCCAGGTGGCCGAAGGGCTGTCCGTCAACGTCCGGCTCGTCGACTGCGTCGGTTATGCGGTGGAAGGCGCAAAAGGATACGAGGACGAAAACGGACCGCGTATGGTGCACACCCCGTGGTTCGACGAGCCGATTCCGTTCCAGGAAGCGGCGGAAATCGGCACGCGCAAAGTCATCCAGGAGCATTCGACGCTCGGCGTCATCGTGACAACGGACGGGACGGTGACGGACATTCCGCGGGAATCCTACGTCGATGCGGAGGAACGCGTCGTCGCCGAACTGAAGGAAGTCGGCAAACCGTTCGTCATGATCGTCAACTCGGCGCGGCCCGAACACCCCGATACCCAGGCGTTGCGCGCGGAACTGGAGGCCAAATACGACATACCCGTCATGGCGATGAGCGTCGCCACGGCGGGTGAACGTGAAATTCTCGCCGTCATGCGGGAAGTGCTGTATGAATTCCCCGTTCACGAAGTCAACGTCAACCTGCCCAGCTGGGTGATGGTGCTCGACGAACGGCACTGGCTCCGGTCGCAGTTCGAAAACGCCGTCCGCGAAACCGTGCGCGACATCCGCAGGCTGCGCGACGTCGACCGCGTCGTCCGTGCGTTCGGCGAGTATGATTTTGTCGAACGGGCAGCGCTGGCCGGCATGAACATGGGCCAGGGCGTCGCGGAAATCGACCTGCACGCGCCGGACGAGTTGTACGACAAGGTGCTGATGGAAATCGTCGGCGTCGAAATCCGCGGCCGAGACCATCTCTTGCAGCTGATGCAGGAGCTGACGCGCGCCAAGCGCGAATACGAGCGCGTCGAGGAAGCGCTGGAGATGGTCAAGACGACGGGTTACGGCATCGCGCCGCCTTCGCTGTCGGACATGCGTCTCGACGAGCCGGAGCTGATCCGGCAAGGGTCGCGCTTCGGCGTCCGGCTGAAGGCGACCGCCCCGTCGATTCACATGATTCGGGTCGATGTCGAAGCCGAGTTCGCGCCGATCATCGGCACGGAAAAGCAAAGCGAGGAGCTCGTCCGGTATTTGATGCAGGATTTCGAGGAAAATCCGCTCAAAATCTGGGAATCCGACATCTTCGGGCGGTCGCTGCATTCGATCGTGCGCGAGGGCATCCAGGGCAAACTGGCGATGATGCCGGACAGCGCTCGCTACAAACTGCAGGAGACGCTCGGCCGCATCATCAACGAGGGATCGGGCGGCCTGATCGCGATCATTTTGTAA
- a CDS encoding DUF2768 domain-containing protein, which translates to MTPMQKMWASLIAIGLMLLSSLLITFARAKTRGVVRWALSAAAFLALGLSVLYMLAALL; encoded by the coding sequence ATGACGCCGATGCAAAAAATGTGGGCTTCGCTCATCGCGATCGGCTTGATGCTGCTTTCGTCCCTGCTCATCACGTTCGCCCGGGCGAAAACGCGCGGCGTCGTCCGCTGGGCGCTGTCCGCGGCGGCGTTTCTCGCGCTGGGGCTGTCGGTACTGTACATGCTGGCGGCGCTGCTGTAA
- a CDS encoding glycerol-3-phosphate dehydrogenase produces the protein MSRKAAVIVAGSWGTAVASVLADNGVDVTLWTRSPEQADEINRERTNRRYLPQAKLSPRIRATVSIEEAVRDASCIVLTAPSGAMREVAARLKPFLSGSELLIHAAKGLELGTHKRMSEVIAEELPQFDPARIVALSGPSHAEEVIVRSPTTVVVAARDREAAEAAQDWLINSVFRVYTNPDVVGVELGGALKNIIALGAGLSDGLGFGDNAKAALLTRGLAEIVRLGRELGARPMTFSGLAGVGDLVVTCTSRHSRNWKAGYLIGQGRPPERVLAEMNMVVEGVRATRAAYELSVELGVSMPITAELYQVLFEGKPPRDAVESLMRRNRTHEMEELTLG, from the coding sequence ATGTCGCGTAAGGCAGCGGTCATCGTGGCGGGAAGCTGGGGAACGGCCGTCGCGTCGGTGCTCGCGGACAACGGCGTCGACGTGACGTTGTGGACGCGCAGTCCGGAACAGGCGGACGAGATCAACCGCGAGCGGACGAACCGCCGCTATCTGCCGCAGGCAAAGCTGTCGCCGCGCATCCGCGCCACCGTCTCGATCGAGGAGGCTGTCCGCGACGCCTCCTGCATCGTGCTGACGGCTCCCAGCGGCGCCATGCGGGAAGTCGCGGCGCGGTTGAAACCGTTTCTGTCAGGAAGCGAGCTCTTGATCCATGCGGCGAAAGGGCTGGAGCTCGGCACGCACAAGCGGATGTCGGAAGTGATTGCGGAGGAACTGCCCCAGTTCGATCCCGCACGTATCGTCGCGCTTTCCGGGCCGAGCCACGCCGAGGAAGTGATCGTACGATCGCCGACGACGGTCGTCGTCGCCGCGCGCGACCGCGAGGCCGCCGAGGCGGCGCAGGACTGGCTGATCAATTCCGTATTTCGAGTCTATACGAATCCGGACGTCGTCGGCGTCGAGCTCGGCGGCGCACTGAAAAACATCATCGCCCTCGGCGCCGGTCTGTCCGACGGCCTCGGCTTCGGCGACAACGCAAAAGCGGCGCTTCTGACGAGAGGATTGGCCGAAATCGTCCGGCTCGGCCGCGAGCTGGGCGCAAGGCCGATGACGTTTTCGGGACTGGCGGGCGTCGGCGATCTCGTCGTCACCTGCACAAGCCGCCACAGCCGCAACTGGAAAGCCGGCTACCTGATCGGCCAGGGCCGGCCGCCCGAACGCGTGTTGGCGGAAATGAACATGGTCGTCGAAGGCGTGCGCGCTACGCGGGCGGCTTATGAATTGTCCGTGGAGCTCGGTGTTTCGATGCCGATTACGGCCGAGCTCTACCAGGTTCTTTTCGAAGGAAAGCCGCCTCGCGACGCCGTCGAATCGCTCATGCGGCGAAACCGCACGCACGAAATGGAAGAATTGACGCTCGGCTGA
- a CDS encoding acyl-phosphate glycerol 3-phosphate acyltransferase, which produces MSAVSVLLSAAIGYLLGSVNFGYLYGRLFRGVDIRRLGSGNAGATNALRVFGKGPAAAVLLLDVGKAAAAVAFGRLVGAGEIWAPVAGGLAAVVGHNWPVFFRFRGGKGIASTIGAMASLSFVPTLVAGAVAIAVIALTRYVSVGSLVFVSLLPPLFWAMRRPSELVWASVATAVLAFVRHRQNLVRLRRGTEHRLGGKRGDVA; this is translated from the coding sequence ATGTCCGCGGTATCTGTGCTGTTGTCGGCGGCCATCGGGTATCTGCTCGGGTCGGTTAATTTCGGCTACCTGTACGGCCGATTGTTCCGCGGCGTCGACATTCGTCGGCTCGGCAGCGGCAACGCCGGGGCGACGAATGCGCTTCGCGTGTTCGGCAAAGGGCCCGCGGCGGCCGTTTTGTTGCTCGACGTCGGCAAGGCGGCAGCGGCCGTCGCGTTCGGCCGACTGGTCGGCGCCGGCGAAATCTGGGCGCCGGTCGCCGGCGGCCTTGCGGCGGTCGTGGGCCACAACTGGCCGGTTTTTTTCCGTTTCCGCGGCGGAAAAGGCATCGCCTCGACGATCGGCGCCATGGCGTCGCTCAGCTTCGTGCCGACGCTCGTCGCCGGAGCCGTCGCGATCGCCGTGATCGCGCTGACGCGATATGTGTCCGTCGGCTCGCTCGTGTTTGTTTCGCTGTTGCCGCCGCTTTTCTGGGCGATGCGTCGCCCGTCTGAACTTGTTTGGGCGAGCGTGGCGACGGCTGTTTTGGCGTTTGTACGCCACCGGCAGAACTTGGTTCGGCTCCGGCGCGGGACCGAGCACCGTCTGGGGGGAAAAAGAGGCGATGTCGCGTAA
- a CDS encoding ribosome biogenesis GTPase Der, with the protein MAEATVAIVGRPNVGKSTVFNRIIGQRLAIVEDRPGVTRDRLYGKATWKGRTFSVIDTGGIQFGEDDELLKSVRAQAELAMDEADVVVFMVDAKAGLTHADREVAELLYRKSDRPVVLAVNKVDHPKHRDLVYEFYALGFGEPIAVSGEHGHGIGELLDAVVAKFPDEEPVEPYGDDVVRIAVIGRPNVGKSSLVNALLGRQRVIVSDVAGTTRDAVDTPFERDGKRYVLIDTAGIRKRGKIYETTEKYSVLRALRAIERCDVALVVLDAKDGVTEQDKHIAGYAEEAGRASVIVVNKWDAIEKDDKTMQRFTERIRDAFKFMPYAPVVFVSAATGQRINLLLPAVDRVAEEHARRIPTSVLNDVISDAVATTPPPSDRGRRLKIKYAAQVAVKPPTFVLFVNDPELLHFSYERFLENRLRAAFRFEGTPIRLIARAKDDDDRE; encoded by the coding sequence ATGGCCGAAGCCACGGTGGCCATCGTCGGGAGGCCCAATGTCGGCAAATCGACGGTTTTTAACAGGATCATCGGACAACGATTGGCGATTGTGGAAGATCGGCCCGGAGTGACGAGGGATCGCCTGTACGGCAAGGCGACGTGGAAGGGCAGGACGTTTTCCGTCATCGACACCGGCGGCATCCAGTTCGGTGAAGACGACGAGCTGCTCAAGTCGGTCCGCGCTCAGGCGGAGCTAGCGATGGACGAGGCCGATGTCGTCGTATTCATGGTCGACGCCAAGGCCGGTCTAACGCACGCTGACCGCGAGGTCGCCGAACTGTTGTACCGGAAGTCGGACCGACCGGTCGTGCTCGCGGTGAACAAGGTCGATCATCCGAAACATCGCGATCTCGTCTATGAGTTTTATGCGCTCGGGTTCGGGGAACCGATCGCCGTTTCCGGCGAGCACGGTCACGGCATCGGCGAGTTGCTCGACGCCGTCGTGGCGAAGTTTCCGGACGAGGAACCGGTCGAGCCGTACGGCGACGATGTCGTGCGCATTGCGGTCATCGGGCGGCCGAACGTCGGCAAATCGTCGCTCGTCAACGCCCTGCTCGGTCGGCAGCGCGTCATCGTCAGCGACGTCGCGGGCACGACGCGCGACGCGGTCGACACGCCGTTTGAACGCGACGGCAAGCGTTACGTGCTGATCGACACCGCCGGCATCCGCAAGCGCGGCAAAATTTACGAGACGACGGAAAAATACAGCGTTCTCCGCGCTCTTCGCGCCATCGAACGCTGTGACGTGGCGCTCGTCGTGCTGGACGCGAAAGACGGCGTGACCGAACAGGACAAGCATATCGCCGGCTATGCGGAGGAAGCCGGCCGCGCGTCGGTGATCGTCGTGAACAAATGGGACGCCATCGAAAAAGACGATAAGACCATGCAGCGGTTTACCGAGCGGATCCGCGACGCGTTCAAGTTCATGCCTTACGCGCCTGTCGTGTTCGTATCCGCGGCGACCGGACAGCGGATCAACCTTTTGCTGCCCGCCGTCGACCGCGTCGCGGAGGAACATGCTCGGCGCATTCCGACATCGGTACTGAACGACGTCATCAGCGACGCGGTCGCGACGACGCCGCCGCCGTCGGATCGCGGGCGACGGCTGAAGATCAAATACGCCGCGCAGGTGGCGGTCAAGCCGCCGACGTTCGTGCTGTTCGTCAACGATCCGGAGCTGTTGCATTTTTCCTATGAACGGTTTTTGGAAAACCGGTTGCGCGCGGCTTTCCGGTTTGAAGGCACTCCGATACGTCTGATCGCCCGCGCGAAAGACGACGACGATCGGGAGTAG